DNA from Ptychodera flava strain L36383 chromosome 15, AS_Pfla_20210202, whole genome shotgun sequence:
TGGATAATCTGCTTCCAGAGTTTTAATGACATCTTTCACTGTGTATCCTTCAATTGCCCACTCTAAATCTTTATACTTGCTGTCACGCTCATCGCCATAGTCATAAGCCAATGCGTACAATTCATGGAATACTTTTGTCTCCGTTCTGCTCGCCAAAGACAACTCGAAGACGGTCGACATCGTACGAGGATGCATCCACAACATAACACGCTTTGGACTGCAGTTTGCCATCATCACCGAAATTAAAAATCtatacaagaaaacaaacaagatATTCGGGGAGCACACCTTACGTCTTAAAAAGACCAAATCGTTCTAAGTCGCTCTTTTTTATCTCtttgtgatatcaagaaaatTTCGGATGTTTTAGCCATAGTATCGAAATACTGATTGCCTTTCACTCCTGTCACTGGTCGTTAAAAGACGGACGTTATGAGATGCTAACGAGTAATTTGGTCAAGGCGatacgaccccccccccccccgcgttgGTGATCGGTAGAACAAATTGATGAAGGGATTAGGGAGGGTAATTAAGGGATAAAAAGTTTTCGTTGGAATATTTTACGGAGATAGCGAGTGTAAAGTAAAAGGCACACCCGCGAAAGCGGTAAGGCTTGTAGAATGGAAAAAAGTTCAATACATGACACTGAttaatcatattcataacttctagacgaataatgTCTGAAATACCACCTGAAATGCCACCATATGAAATCGCACCTGAGATTATTTAGATTTTGATCATCGAAATTGCTGATACATTTCTGTACTTTTCAGGCACAGAGTGAGAGAAGTGTTTTCAGCCATTCACTTACCCCATACTAAAGGATGGCGCGCCATAATTTTAAGCAAAGTCATcgtttgaaacaaaaattagaAAGTGAATTAGATAACGTACTAGAAATATCCAGCATTAAAACCCTTCTCATGAGGCCATCGTTCATGTGCCCATTGCCTGAGAGTCAGACCAAATACAATAATCTCTCCGCCCAGGCGTCGAGGAATAAGACCCCAGAGATATGGTGGGTGGAGGTACTGTGGTCCAACCAATGCGTACACTGTAAGCGGACCTTTGAGGACCACAAACATCAGTTCCTGTGGCTGCAGTATATATGTGTAGGGCATAAGTTATAGGTTATTTGGAAACATGACCAGTCAAACGCTTGATTCATATTGACGTTAATTAACATAAAGTTCTTTGATTCTACGACTTTCTCAAAGATCGACCATGACGAGTATGAATAGGAGGTTGTACGTCAGATTAAATTGCACTACATGTTGAGGTTTCAAAAGGTTGTGTGCTATCAACTACTATTTATCGTCATTTTACGTTGATCGCACAATACTGCAATAAGTTGTGTTTTTGAATATGCCGATGATATAGTTCGAAATGGTTAACACTCCATAGCTGATTATTTTAAGATATATTGAACTTTAAGAGGTATACCTAGGCTATTAGttttttttccagaaatgtTGGAAAGGCAGAAAGAAATGTTAGAATTTGTCACAAAGTTAGTGATTATTGTACTGCCATTAAAACTAAAAACGAACCTATTGAAGTTGTGCATGTTTAAATATACCGGATCTTATGCATTTGCTTTGACGTAAGTACAGATTATAAGCTTATGGTAAAAGAAGCCCAACATTAAATAACACCTGCAATGTCTGCCAGAATGTTCCCCAATTGGTGCACAGATCCCTTATCGAGAATGTTCTGACTTTTAATATTAATGTCTGGTCTGGACGTTTCAAGTCTCCGGTATTGTAAACAGAGCAGATAAAGTAATCGGTCACATTCAAAACTTTTTACCAAGCCTGCAGTGAAAAAAGAAGACACAGAATAACAGAATAACATTGGCGATTCAACTCATCCTCTTTATAATTTCAGATGCTCCCTTCAGAGAGGCTTGAGTTTCCCTATTAGCTCTTTCATGTCCTGTTTGACTGTGAACACTGCAAGGATGTTAGTGACATTTTACTCAATTTTGAGTCCACTGACCAGGCGGTATTTAGCACGGAAGCATACATTGGTAGTTTGCATCAACATTGGAATTCATTGTGCACACTCGTGATGTATAAAAAAGTGGCAAAATTATTTATCTACTGCCTAGCCGTCGGTTCCAAGCCCGGCATGCATGAACACTCGGTTATGCTAGCCGACAAGTACCTATAGAAATATAGACATGATAGAAGTTATGTTCCCTTAttctttattgaataatcaagtcataTAGACATACACATTAAATATGATTATGCAGCGTGTTTGCAGCGCCTGCTGGCCCAAGCCAGGCAGCTATAGCCACTCGGTTATGCTAGCCGAAATATACAGTAATACCGTGTACCGTGATTCTTTACTGAATGATCAAGTCATAATAGATATTCTACATATTGAATACGATTATTAACCCACAGCGCCCGTTGGTGTTATTAGATCCGAATTGAAGAAATCTTAAACGAAGGAAGACGATGAAAGTGCCTTCTGTACCGTGTACAGATAGAGAACGAGATTCTTTCTCCCGCCATGCAACTGTCACGCTGCGGCTTGACCCATGCCTGCACTCTTTTCGACAGTGCGTTTTGGACTTTGCAGTTTGTCTGCACTGCTTTTAATTTATGAGCATTAAATACTCTTGAAAAGAGTCATTGAAGTAAAATCGTGGTCGAATTAACGATTAATAGTTTCATGATGAACAGAAAACTGCCGAAGGTGAGAATTACAAATCAAGTAATTTAGCCAGCTGGTAACCCTAACTGTAATCCTACGGGTGCGTTGTGAGTGCTGAGCTAATGCTTAGCCCCCACTATACTCAATGGAGCAAGAGGTTAGACACAATTGCCTTAGCCATTAGCACTCGTGACATACACGTACATTCAGGCCAATGATTTGGGGTAAACACTACAGTGTAGGTTCTTCCAATCGTAGACAGACTGTACTTGATAAAACTTACCTTACCACTTATTATGTCTCACAACGGAGGGTGTAAAAACAGCAATTATTCAAGCCAAACGTTTACCAACATCTGCAACCTTTCTCTACAAGCTTTGACAAATGCATGAACTTTAAACTGCTGGGGTCAATTGCTGAGGACACAGAGTTTGGTGCGCCCTCTTTTGTCTTTGTGCCAGATGGTTTTCTtcttttcctgcctttcttgctctctgaaaatgtttttaagttGGCAAGAACCAGAAAACTGAAGGTCGTGCTTGTTAGTTCGACAGGCTTATAGGATCTTGGTAGGAAATCGTTAAAAGTAAAGAAATCCTGGCTAAATACTTCCCCTGCATTGTCTTCCATTTCGACGTCCTGCACTTCTCTATACCATAAATTACTGAGGGATTTCGAAAGATTCTCAGAATTTCAAGTCTTAAAATTCCATCATCCCGATATATGCCGCTATGTCACATATATGTTTGTTTACTCGCAGATCTACAGAAATGCAACTTTCTTTCTTAGATTAGACACGCCAGTATTCTGTGTTCGGCCTGTCAATTATTTGTGGGCGTCAATTTAAAGGAAAACAGTCGTCGGAAATGCGCTCAAAGGTCATTTTGGATCCATACCACCAAtccaaacactgtatccaagctgcattggtgattgatgaaacttaaaacatgtctgttataatctacatcgtataatttaagttTTGCAGCAATGataatgaggtgcatctagatatcgtccacgaaatacattgttaaaCTCGCACAGGTGCAATTcagacgactgtttccctttaatgtctgtacatgtacatggcgATCTCCATCTGACAAAGATTCATGTTCCATGTTATATGTGAAACATGATTAACGGACAACTTCACTTTTTGGAGGTGAGTACGAGTAGTTTTTAATGATTGGTTTACCCTTAAATACGATTGATGTGTAAAACACTCCTAATGAGCAATTTGCAGATGTATAAAGATTTCAAAACATAACTGTCGTCAATGGCATTCcataaaaatgaaacattttcaaaagccGTGCCTGTAACCGTAATTCATGTGTTTGATTAAGGATTCAAAAGCAGACAACGtaataaatttcaacacagaTAATACATAAACTTTTAAGGACTCTTTATATTGGTAAAAGCGCTATTTTTGCAATTAATTTGCAGTAGTCAATATACCCTTCCCCTTCCTATTCCTGAAAGTATCTAGCCAAGGGTATCATAACGATTACGGAAGACGCTAGGATTCCATTTTCATAAGTTTCTAAGTATTTGAAACAAATGGAAATCTTAACCGATCATGGTGAATAATACTATATTGAAATAAGTAAAGCATTTCAGTTAGTTGTATGTAATGAAGCTAATGTCTTTTACCTTGATTTGTTCTCTATTGACCTTGCCCACGTTGTCAgtatcaaaaattttaaagaaactAGAGATAACAATAAACAGGTCCAACACTCATTATCGTTCTAGTTAAATGAATAGTTTACCATGTCCGGCGGACAAGTACAAAATCACAATAGCAACAACTGTATTGTGGTGTAACCTgaatgttttgcaaaatattttttgagcGGAAAATCTACTCTTGGCAGGGTTTTTCTAATGACAAATCACACGTGGGCATAAAGATAAAATTTCGAGTTCATTATAAGAATGGGTTGATTAATAAAATAGCAAAAATGTTTAGTGACCATTTTACATAGGAAAATATAGTTTCACTTTCTCAGCTTTCTGCCGTATTCGTGAAAGGAGTGtaacaatattttttatcataaaaaCCTAAATTTGGGAGAAATCGTCTGGAGGTCGAAATAGCTTTGAGCTTGCAGcctgaaataaatattaatactCAGGGAAGCTACTTTGTTCGCCATTGCATATGGAAATGACAATGGTTTGAGACTAGTAGATAACTTATTGCTAGTCTTGTATGTTGAAATTGATGACCAAACGTTTTCCTTGTCTAATTTATTACACTAGGTCTTGAACCATACTCAGATCACttaaaagcaaaatattaaAGGGACTGATTTTTGAATAGCTTTATTTCAGGCCGGAAAATTCAAAGTTAAAAACAACGTAAATAAGCATTATTTCGAGAGCCAGGGATTGAGAAATACCGCTTCATCGAAAATTAAAATGCGAGGAATCGCCTTGTGCGCTCATCTTTCTCAGCGGGATTTCAAGCAGTCCACAGGTAAACATTATTTTACTTCTACTATTCTTTGTTTCCATCTTGAATGAACAGATTGTTATGGTTGTAGTCGCTTCTCGAAGAGCTCATTGTAATAAGGGAGAGCATCTTCTATATGCAACTGACCCTGGTGTGGCACATCAGAGATATCCATCTCCTGGTCTTTGTCTCGATCGTGTAATGGCTTGAAATGGGTACTACCGACAGCGTCCCCAAAGAAGGCTTCGAGTGCCGTATCCTTCCAAATCGCGTGCCAGTGGTCAATATTGTTAGGTGTCCAATTCAAGTAACTGTCACTGTACGGAATTTCGACTGCTTCACAATATTTCCTAATTGTTTTTTCAGGTTCTTTTGCCAGGTCACCCGCGTCGATGATGATACTTTTCTGATCCAAAGTATTGGTGACGTAGTTGTGAAGATCGTGAAGTTGCTTCACTCCTCCAGTGGAAGGAAACATGTGAGCTGGTATCTTCAGCTGGTTGTGTATTTTGCAAAGACTTGAAATACTTCGCCTCGGATCTCGAATCAAGAATGTGTGAACATACCCTTTTGGCAAACTATCGTAATTCTTTCCAAGGCAGCAAGCCAAATCCTTGCACAGAATAACATCGCTTTCAGGGTAATCTCCTTCTAGTGTTTCGGTCACATCTTTCATTGTGTATCCTGGAACCGTCCACGTTGCATCTTCAAATATTCTGTCGTCACCAAAGTAAGTAGCCAATGAGTATAATTCATGGAATACTTTAGTTTCCGCTCTACTTGCCAAAGACAACTCCAGAACAGACGAAAGCACCAACGATAACAATCTAGATAAAAGAAACCATAGTAAAACATGTTTTAGTGGTCACTTTTACAAAGTGGTCACCTCTCTATAGTGGTCACTTCGTGGCAGTCCAGCAACGTATTAAAATCCTCTATAGGACAGCTACCTCTCTCACGTTGTCAGTGGCCACATGCTTTAATTCCCATTTGGTACAAAGTGTGCGTATAATTGTTAGCATATCTTACTCTGACTGACCTCTGTCAAGAGTGCTAAGACTGAAAGCTAGATATGAttctactgtgaacaatttCAGATCTGCATTTCAGGCTTTCAAACTAAATTGatgtattttgatattcatggaaaaatgcacaaaaaccTGTGATTTTTGCCTTTCAAGTCTTGTATCTATTCACATCAAACTGAAAGGCAGAATGCGCCTCCggaacagatattcaaactatcaagtttttacagctaatttctggTCTACCATTTGCTtcggctcattttaaagctcttggaggaaGAAACATTTTtaacgtcttagtttttcgagaattttattttaccccTAGAATTAACataaggatggcggccattttgaatttcaaatatcgataaatcttgtgtaatttgttcCTCTTGTACCATACCGTGCAAGGTGACCCTTAACGTTTATTCCTCATTTGgttagagaatggttgaaagctcaattgaggaaggtttgagcaaaagtttaggtctttcactttcgaggtgtatACTATCTTATAAGTAACGATTAATCCACTTTAGGTGCATGGTTGATGCGCAAGCTGTACAGGTAACGGCCTTTTGTTTTCCCGGCAGTGAGTCTAAAACATCAAGTGACTGACCTTGGAAACCGGTGTAGTTCATTGACTAGACCAGGCcagttttcaaattcaaatggaCTGATTCTGGGGTGTAGGCATGAAGTAAAATCTGAATCACTGTAGAATGTTTCTATTGGTCACCGAAATGATGTAAGTGTCGTCAAGTAAAATCTTTATTTCAAGTTTATTCAACGTCAGCAAAGTCAAAGACACAATCAATGAGCACAATGTTCTCTGAATGGGGATTTTATTAGTATTCATACAATCCAAATATGCTTCTTATTCTTATACAGGCTCATGTAAAGCAAAGAATTTTGACCATGTTTTCCAACTTTGAAGTTAACACTCATTTTTATCAAATCTAAACTGTTAGGACCACAATTTTGATAAACTCTCAGCCAAACATCATTTCATTAAAGTACACAACACgataaaaaatatttgaccAGAAAAAGGACAAAAATGACCAACAAATACAAACTTCGCCGCAATTGAATGCGGGTCATCGATTGTCCGTGGCGGgattgaccttttgatgacgcAGCCTGCCCCGCCACAGACAACTGCGTTTCCACAGCAACGGGTTCACAATGAACAGACAACTACACAAATTGGTCGATTATGATTCCTGCAGTGCAGCCAGAATTGCATCATTGATGTGTAACATGCTGGTAAACACTGCCCTATGTGTTAGTCATGAGTGCTCTGCTAATAGCTAAAGCGCCTTCCCTCTCTGTGAAGCATGGAGTTAAAAAAGAGACCCTTTTTTTACCCTCACGGGCGTGACTTTTGGCCAAGCACTCTCGGCATATGCGTAGAGTTAGTAAATCTCCGGTAAATACTACAGTGCGTGTCCTTCCCATCATAAACAGATTGAGTTTGGTATATACTTACCTTGCCACTTATTATGTCTCCCACAATAGAGGGGTAAATGCAATTATTCAGTCTAAACCAACATTGACAACCTTTGCGTCCAAACTCAGGTACATGACCTTtagttaactgctgagttcaagGGGACACAGAGTGCACGTGGTTTAGTGGTGCGCCCTTATACAACATGCTGTTGTCTTTAGTCCCATATGGCTTTCCTTGTTAGACGCTTTTTCTCCCTGAGCCATTTTGTGTTGTCAGAGTCTATGGAAATTGCGATATGAGATAACTTATTGCGAGTCTTATACGTACGCTTTATCGACCAGACGAAATCGCAGACACTTGTAGCTTCATTTACTACGCTTGGCCTTGGCCCACACTAAGATCACTTTAGGGCAAAAGATTAAAAGAGCTGAATTTTGAATAGTTCACGGTCAGTATGGCTTTTCTTATTTTGGATTACTGGTAGTTACACTAGTATTCTGTACTCTGTCACTCAATGGTTAGAATTTAATTACTGCCTGCATAAAATGATCGCTGTCtaacaatgaattttgatctgtCCAGCCACTTTTTTAGCTGTGTGTGCATCAACTGATTTTTATCACATGACTCTGAAATACAATATGTGTGTCAATCATTCTAAATATGTACTTTACGGACTGTCTGAATATTTACAACATCAAACCCGTCATGAATTCCACTGCATCAAAGGGggacattttcaaaatgtaaaatttgtccgGCGTCTAGCCATAGTTCACTTTTTGGATGAAGGATGCAATTGCACACTGTGCAATAAACgtcaaaacagcaaataatCATTGCTTTAAGCACCTTTTAATGATGTCAAAGTTTTACCACGTGCTATTTACACAACACATTTACTTGCAGAAGTTGACCCCTCATTCCTTATACCTACTCCTGAAAACAACTAGGTTAAGGGTAACATAGCAATTGTAGAAGACGCTTAGATTTCGTGGCGGAATATCGAAAAGCATTACAAGCGAAATAGAATTTTACCCAAAGAGAGAAAATTGacacaaataataatatttaccgatatctaTTCGACGGTGCGAAAGTCTTCAGTCACGATTTACTCACTGCCTCCGTGGTCACGGTGAACGAACGTCTATCTTTAATTCGAGCGGGGTGACATATGTATATGCCCGGTGTATATATATGGTTTGCGAATATAGACTGATCACGAAATGAAAACCTTGATTATACTTACATCTGGGAACCAACAAATAATGGCAAAGCTTTCAAGGCAAAGCAGTGTGACTCAAATACTGCTATGAGACCTTGAAGTCAACGCGACTGTCCGTATCGACCTCGGTGCCGACGTATTACAAattcaaatgacaaatacaaatacatgtacaaacataAGGCACATTGTTCTAAAGTATATCACCATGAACAAGTAGGGCGTTTAACCTCTGAAATATTGCCTATTTACTTTGTCGTTATCAGAAAAATGTTGAAGTAGTACTTTGATTACCGAGTTATCATGTGAATTGTATTGGCCCGTCAAAACCAGAGTGAAAAACCATAGAGATCTCGTATGTTCGAGACTACGAGAATTTCAAAGGTTTGATTGGAGATAACAACAGATTGCAAAGTGTTCAATTTAAAATTGCACACGTGATATGGGTCTTAAATTGAATAGAAATCTCCCTCGACCTACTTTTGATCGCATTATCTTCGCTCGTCGTGtcatatcaaatgaaaaatcGCAGCATGTGACGTGGGCATAAACAATAGAACATTCTTGACGTGCATATGATGGACCGACTGATGAAAATATGGCGTTTTGTGACTATGTTACATGGggaatttatttattaaatCAAGTCAATACACGTCATCTTTGATACATAACGTCTAATTGGTTGAACTGTTTACTGTATTCGTGAAACCAAGCGTTCAAGCAATAGTTTTATTGAATATCATATCGGCAATTTGTGTAAAAGGCTTAAAACACGCAGCTTAAAACTCAAAACGCAAATTGATACTAACAAAAACTTACGATTGATCAGATTAATTGCAATCGCATCTACAGGGGTTATTGACTGCCAAAACATCGCAgacatttcaaactttatttcccATACTTTGTCCTAATAACCATACTGGGTATAGTACTTTGTAAACTTCAAGGCAAAAATTTAAGGAGCAAGTTCTTTATAAGCTTTATTTCCAAAGTAATTGAGTAAGTAAGTAAATTACGCAAATTGTCAATGTCATCTAGCGTGAATCTGAAAACCTGGGATTGAAGACAGCCACTTGAAGGACAAGAAGAGAGACCTTTCCGTCAGGGATCTgatttatttacatgtacacatttttCCTGAGCAAGGTTTCTTTTTCTGAGTGCTCAGAATGTTATGGTCTTAGTCGGTTCTCGAAGAGTTCACGGTAATAAGGGAGAGCGTCTTCAATTTGTAACTGGGCATGGTGTGGCACATCAGAGATATCAATCTCCTGGTCTTGGTGTCTATCGTGCGATGACTTGAAGTGGGTACTTTCGACAGAGTCGACAAAGAAAGCTTTGAGTGATGTATCCTTCCAAACTGTATGCCAATGGTCAATATTGTTAGGTTTCCAATTTAAGTAGCTGTCGCAATACGGAATTTCAACTGCTTCACAATATTTCCTGATTGTATTTTCAGGTTGATTTGCTAGGTCACTCGCGTCGATGATGATACTTTTCTGATTCAGCGTGTTAGTGACATAGTTGTGGAGGTCGTATAATTGTTTTATTCCTCCCGTTGAAGGAAAACAGAGGAAGGTATATCAAGGGTTTTGTATGCTTCACATAAACTGGCTATACTGCGTCTCGGGTCTCTGATAATGAAAGTGTGGTAGTACCCCATAGGCAAACGATCATAACCTCCTCCTTCCAGGGCACTCGCCATATCTTTGCACAGAATAACATCTTTTCCGGGGTAATTCGATTCCAGCATCTCAATAACATATTTGATGGTGTATCCTGGAGCCCTGGGCATTGAATCTTTAAAAGCTGTGTCGTCACCACAGTGATAAGCAAGGGAATAcaattcatggaatattttggtttcctgtCTACTCGCTAAGGATAATTCAAAAACCGTGGAAAGACAACGGGGATAGGCCCACAACATGACACGTCTTGGCTGTGAATTTGCCATTACATTCCACTTCGATTGAAATCTGAAATGAGAAAAGGGGCAAGCTATGACAtcataaaacatttaaaattgtcaCGGTGAAGAGTAGAGACatgaacacacacacatgaaTAGAGGCAAACATTTCACATTTGTCATTTCTCATTCATGATCAGTATTAGCAGTGTCCACTGATGATTGACAGATGGCAAACTGCAGCAAATGTGCACGATATAGACTGAAAATGTATGGAAAGATTCTCGGGATGACGAATTATACTGGGGCCGTGCATACAAATATCTGCCTTCATGTCACCTGAAGTCAGTATGGCTTTACTCTTTTTCAGAGTTATGATGGACTTGCAACACTGCAACGCTGTTAGAGACATTTCACTCAACTTTGAATTCACTGACCAGGCGGCATTAAGCACGTATATCGGCATGTGTTGGTAGTTTATATCATCATTGGAATTTATTTTGCATATCCTGATTTATAAAGAAAAGTAGCACAATCATTTATCCAAGTGAATAATTAATACTAAGCTattgtgttttgttgtgttgttggtTGAAAGATAGCAGCCAATACTCGCATAAAATACATCACGGAAAAGAAAAGTATTTGACAGGTTGTGTGTTTCATGCGAAGCGGTCTCTCATGGCCCAGTTTAGGATGGGCATACTCCCACTTAAAATGGAAAGGGGGGATTCGGTAATCTTGCAGTGGAACAAAGGTTATGCGAATTCTGTCCTCTTAATGTTGAAgacgaatttcattttttgtttcaatgtactCTGTATGAAGATTACCGCAAGTTACTTTTAGACAAGATATTGACTGTTATGCCAGATTTTAATGACTAAAGCAAGGAAAACAAGTTATGTATACTTAttaaaaaattctgtaatgaTGTAGCAGACTACATTTATAGGGCATTTTCTAGAAGGAAAAACACactttacaaaaaatgtatctttttttcttcgatgtgatatttattattattaacgtGTCTT
Protein-coding regions in this window:
- the LOC139152288 gene encoding uncharacterized protein translates to MKDVTETLEGDYPESDVILCKDLACCLGKNYDSLPKGYVHTFLIRDPRRSISSLCKIHNQLKIPAHMFPSTGGVKQLHDLHNYVTNTLDQKSIIIDAGDLAKEPEKTIRKYCEAVEIPYSDSYLNWTPNNIDHWHAIWKDTALEAFFGDAVGSTHFKPLHDRDKDQEMDISDVPHQGQLHIEDALPYYNELFEKRLQP